TACGAAATGCATCTAATccagggcagagagagagagacagagagagagagaagaggacaaGGAGTCACCTCAGACAGTTGCAGTAAAAGGACAACAGCTGGTCCATAGGCcaatgggtgtgtgtgtgtgtgtgtgtgtgtgtgtgtactgatgGGAGCAGTCCTTGTGCCTCATTCCATCTGCTTTCCTGCTTAGATCTCCATCCTCTGCTGTCTGGTCATGAcagctctgacacacacaaacacacacacacttctctttacacaccactggtTGGAGGAGCTCACATTCTCAGGGGAGCGGTGGTGGGGgggcagacagacaaaatggAAGCAGGCGAGACGGGTCATTTACATAAGGGCAGGACACAGACCCAGTGAGGGACGCTGTGTGTTCAACAGCCATACAACTTCTCATGTACTGGACAGCGTTACCACCTAGCGGCGACTAATGCGCTTTGCATCTCATTTAAGTTCACCACGGGAGGACACAAAGGGAAATGAAGCTGCTTGGGATGCGGTCATCATTTTAAAGGGTCTGGTCACATAAATTACGTTAAAAAACATAACCCCTCTTATCTAACCATGAAAATACTTTAGGTACAAAGCTGCATTAAACGATATCTTTGTATTaaaaatggatcaaatgactacatgtaggcctaatgcaaaagtgagacagagaattatcaccgaACAGTTCCCCACGGCTCTGAGAGGCATCTCAGCATCTTTTAGCTGGTTTTTTCATCCGGTTCTCTTTCAAAGCTCAAGCTGATGAACCTATACGCtccctgcccagcaccaaatctAGTGaacagcatttagcagctaaaaagccagCTATATGCCTCaatggagaccaaaacagagctgaatgccgagtgaatattggacttatcACTTGCCAGGGCAACACGactctaaatgaatgctaatgttgtatcactgtaacacattcaccatgtgACCTTTCTGAAGGGATGGTGTTTCAATGTAAATGGCAAGGTTTTGAAGATTTCTGTCATCACCACAAGACAatgagagtgaaaaaaaaaagttcattttttaCATCGTTAAAAAACGACTTCATTGCTACAAACACTTTTAAGGAAAGTAAAATTCCAATGAAAGCTGTTCACAGTGATGTGTGTGGACTATCCAGAGTAACTCTGGAAAGAGATGTCACTGTTGATAAAACAACAaccaacatttaaaaatcagTCATTAAGTACCACAAGTAATAAATTCACCAGTATAAGTGGTTGACGGtagaaatctaaaataaaagaacaaaacacgCCACCTCTACCTCACCTAAAATATATGGAAATTCAATGGATCATCCTGGAATTGCACCTTGTGAACACAATGGCAGGTGTTCATCAAAAGTTACATAGTAGTGATGTTATATTGATATGGTTGACACTTACATTAGGAATATACGCAAATATCAAACAGTGTTGGTTCACTGTCCCATTCAATAACTCAGTATTGCAGAAATCTTGGTGTCATTTTTGATCACAACCTCTGCTTAGAAAAACATGGTGAATCAACAGTTCAGTTGTGCTTTCATCACCTCAGAAACATTTCAAGGATTAGACCTTTTTTTATGATAAAAATATGGAAACTGTCATTCATGCCTCCTTCATAATGGTTTGATTATTGTAATTGCTTGCTCTCCTGTATCAGTACGAAATCCCTCTCCCATCTCCAGCTTatccaaaactctgctgccGGGATTTTGACTCGGTCTACTACACATGATCGCATCACAACGATCCGAGCtacttgtttttttgcttttagagTAGGTTTTAAAATATTACGGATTTCTTCCAAAGTCCTGAGAGGCTTAGCTCCAAGTTTTTCAGCGGACCTTTTAGTGCCCTGTACCCCCATCCTACTCCCTGAGATCCTGTGATGGGTGGTTGTTCCAGGGTCCAGATTTATACTGAAAGGTAACAGAGCGTTTGCAGTTAGGGCACTGACCAgggatcatttttaaaaagcacaaagGTTTTCATTGATGTTTGATTTGGTTGAGTGGTTTACCTAGAGGATTTCTGACAAAGTCTTTCTGGCGGGGAGCTCTGTGGGTGAACCTCTCCCATGCGCCCTTTTGAGTTAATTTTACTCTGTTAGAAGGTGTTTAGTTTTATGGCTTTTTGTTTTAGCCCACTTGGTGTTTTGAAAGGTgctacataaatacattttattattaatattacattaGCTTTTTTCCATTTCTCACGGGTACTGGACAGAGGTTTGTGGAGCATTTTTGTGACAGAACCAGCTCAGACCACACGGGATGCATGTCAATAATGATCTTTAATGTCAATATATACAGaacttgaaagaaaaatataatcttaaaaatcaaatgaaataaatacaatatcaTACAGTTTCCACAATGTCTTTTTGAAGAGAGATCCATGGaaattcttttttattttaaagtcagCCTCTCTGGTTCGACGGGGTGCGTCCGTCCCCCCCAGAGTAATCCCTACAGCCCCCCCACATGCTCTTCATCgtcattatatatatttatatttttttttttgcaaactaGAATTTGTTATCGTTACCACATTGTTTCACCTTCGAACTCTAGATATTATCTTTTTTCCATCTGCAGCTTATTTTACCTCTTTTGATACATTGTTAGCATCACAAAGTAACATGAGTCAGACGGTAATTTTAAGGGAAAAGTAAATACAGGTTCTGTCCAAACATGCATTTATGTTTCGGAAAGTGCTGGCAGATGATTCTGATCCTGAGGGATTTTTTAATCCTCCACAAGCAGAATcctcatgtgtttttatttttaagagagGACACAGTCATACAATGTCCCTCAGTCAATATCATTTGGCAACACTCTCACACATAAACCATTACTTCACTTTGAAGAAAAGAAGTTAAGACAGCAAAAGCAAGAAAACTGAGCAGGAGGATGGCAGAGCATAGATGAAGagcagtggggggggggggcacagtTTACCGAAGCAGCTTtgaatcagccaatcacagtgaAGGAGAACATCAGCTGGTGCGTTTCTTCCCCACACAaggaagaaagaatgaaaggCGAGGAGGGCAAGTGCATATGAAAGCTGTGGAAATAAATACAAGTCTGTCTCCCCAGCAGTAACAGATATGTGAGtttcccctcttcctcttcagctGACGTCTTCACAATGCAACCTCGTCCAGTGTGAgcgtgcatgtatgtgtgcatatgttGGGTGTGTCaaataaatagatttaaaaaaagaaaatagagggAGACAGTAGATCTGACTGGCCAGGACTTCGGTCTGTGTTTGCGTGCGAGAGTCCGACTGAGAGTGAGGTCAAAACGGGAGGGCGAGCGGACGTGTGTCTACATGTCTGTTGAGGTGAGTTTCTTCATGCTGCGTCTCTGGGCTAGACTGGACGCTGCCACGGGCTCCAACACCGGCTGACTTGTCTTCTGGCTCAGTGCTGAATAGGTGGCAGCCATGGCTCcctggaaaacaacaaaattaacacTTGGCGTGAACTTTTCCAGAGATACAAGACTCTGAACTTCAAAGTCATTCTATTACGACTTCAAAGTTGAGGCGAGACGTAGCCTATTTGGCTGCCAAGCCCAGCACAGAAGTTTGCAATGTTTCCCCTTATTGCTCATTTCACCTTTAGAACTCAGCTAATTTAGACAAATCAAAAACACTCTGTTTATCTGCATCAGATTGTGGGTGGGTTCTGCTAACAACCAATTTATTCCACATTGTATAACACTACATGTTTGTTTATCTAGTACTACCCACTTATCTAGAGATTAATCAGAAACAAGTCATACATCATCTGAACATTTGCAGAATGGGAGCCGCACAAACACAGGAGCGAGTTGTGCAATACCTCTCAAAAAGTAGAAAACGTAAGTCATTTCCTGTCAACCCTCtactgtcaaacaaaaagacaaatgttCATAAATAAACAATCCAAACTGATGAGAGTTTATGGAAGGGACTTGGTGAAGTTAACAAAGAGGCCACAGGTACACAAATAACACCTCTTTGTGTTGGCAGTGGTGTCCAGCGAGGCCCTTCAATACAAATTATGTGTCAGACCTTGAATCAcaagagagggggagagcaAGAATAGATCACTGACAGCAGGGGGATTCATCATGACTAAGAGCAGGATGACGAGTCTACAGTCAGCGACACAAAAACTCAGACTGATGAGTGAGAAAATGATGCATGGTCACCGTCGTGCTTATGGAAAAGTAACATTTTAGGTGACCAGCATTAATCTGTTGAACTATGCATCCTACCTGACGGTGTTAATGATGCCGAAGTCTTTTCTTGGCATATAATATGACTGGTAACTATACCATTTTTTGGGCCATGGTCCTGAACAGAACTGTCAGActtgctttttctttcttttttttttaagtgctaAAGAGAGAACTGAGCAACAAAGCAAAGCTCTCAATTTAGTGTTGATCTCTTCAGACCCTCGCACCTTTGGGTTGTATCTAAAAGAACCTGTGCAGGGTGGCTGGCCTCGCTCTGCATGACTGGGTGAAAGGTTCAGTACTTTCTGAGTGCCTCTAGACAGCCGCTGCTCACTGATGTTAAGAGAAGTCGACATGGGTTGTTCTCGAGCTTGGTAAACGCCGCCCAGACAACCTTTCTCTTTAGGGGGTCTAAAAACCATCCCGTGTGAGGACATGAGGGAAGtgagaggagaaaaacacaaccAGGCTGCTCTGATGTGCTGTTTTTACTGTGACATTTTGTGCCTTGAAGTAGGGTCATGCTGATATGGTCCTCATGACTTGTACAACATTTGTGATATCTTCCAGGCTGTTATTTGTTATGTAAGCTCTTGGCattcaaaaagaaagaaaaaaaagcctcACCATTTTTGAAAATTGGACAAAACGGCatcctttttttgttgtcagcCACCTAGcaacagtgttctcatgacTTAAACCACTTGAGCACCAAACGTATTCTGCACTCGACTTCCCATGTCATAAATACGACCTGACTGAAAGAAGCATCTGACCTGGATAAGTGGGCAAGATAAGATAGAAGGATGGCCGCATCTGCTCTGCTGGATCTGGTATTAGCAATAGATGAGATTAGAAGTGTATGAATCACAGAGGATCAGGCTCACTTTCATATGTCAAGAGGTACTACGGGGGTATGACATCATATAGAAGAGTTCAGACTCTCTGCTGGTTTGGAGAAATTATGTGGTTCCATGTTTAGAAATGCAGAGTGTCATTACCTATAAGGCATGTGAGGCCACGTATCCCAATCCAACTTTGAGCCTTTAAAAATTCTACCACATGGTAGCAACTGatttcaaaacacacaacaaacaaagcaCAATTAGATGTGCCACGGAGGTTATGTTTTAGATCCTGTGTCATTGTCTGTTTGGTAATTATGAGGCTATTTGCTCACCTTGACGAGGTGTGGTGCATCATGGCGTGTGAGCTGGAAGTGTGGTAGCGTATCTCTGCAGGTGATCCAGGAATGCTTTAGAACCTGCTCTGCTGTGTATCGCTGGTGAGGGTCCACATGGAGCATATGGGACAGCAGGTCCTGGAACATAAAACATCCCGTCTTTCAAAGTATACGACGGAAAGAACAGAATTTCAAGTGGGTTTCCCTACTGTGAATTTATATGCtatgcacatttatttattgcattGGCTGAATTTTCCTTAATAGTCTCAACCACTTCAACACGCATTTGGAAAAAGATGCCATCTCTGTTGTTCAGTCATCTGTTCAGTGTTACAACACAGCTTTGAGTCAAATGTTATCGCCATCTCTGCTGAATCACAGAACAAAGCAGATGAATACAAAAAGGATAAATTCTAAATATTCCAGCTAAATTTAAAGTAAATCCAGTTTATTAagcactttaaaaaacacattgtgctTTACAGACATAAGAAAAAAAGTATTCCTATTAGACTTGACAATATGCTCACACAACCAGTGTGAAGTGACAAAGTGTCCGTGTGTGTACCTTTGAGGTGTCTGATACAGTATCCCAGTTGCCTCCTGTCAAAGAGAAGTTTCCAGACCCTATCCGGAGTAGAATCTCCTCTGGTGTGTCATTTGGCCCATTAGCAAACGGCGTGTACCTAACAGGGGGTAAAAAGCAGAGGGTAGGAAAACACATGATCATCTTACGAGCAGTATTTCATTTCATAGATTCTATTGCATACCAATCCCATAAGGAACAATGTGATTGCCGTTTTGTGGTAATTAAAACACACCATGAATACAACTATTTGGAATTGTGTTGGGAGGTGGTGGTGaaatttgcaaaaaaacaaaattaagttTAGTCCACCGCACACTTATTGTCTATAATAGCACCACGAGCACAAGCAAAGTCATGTTTGAGCTCCATCTTTGCAAGGAATTAGACAGGTTGAAAAAGAATAAGAGGGTCTCAATATACAGTTTCATTTTTCCTGAAACAGCTGCAAGCGCTGTAGTTTATACCAAATGCTGCTTACAGCTGCActaaacattattttgtattcGCAATGGAAAAAGATGAGTATGTGCGATGTGAGAGGTGTCGATCATAGTAACAAACCTGGGGAGAATCATCACTCTCACCTTACTTGCTATTATTACACCACTCATTATCACAGCTTTCAGTGTCTCAAGctgtttttggttttacagtcCGCATCTTTACGGTTTTGGTTCAATTTCACAGCTCCAAACAGCCTGGTTTCCAGCTGAAGCAGGCACCTGTTTTCAGCTAAAaggctctaaaaacccactggtCCTCTACCCTCCCAGCTCACCAAAAGATAACTGGCGGACCCTCTGGGGGAAGACCCAGGCTGATTAGGAGAGATGGCACTCATCATACTTTGGAGTTATTAGTGGACCAACAACAGTTGTTCCCTGAGTGCAGTCTTACCCTGCCAGCATGGTATACAGTAGAACTCCAAGACTCCATATATCACAGGCTGCATCATAACCTTGCCTCATAAGTACCTGGACCCACGCAAACAAGGAAAGAAACCATTAGCGACTCATATTGACAATGGGAATCAAATTCTTTACATGCTACTCTTTGTCCACTTTATatcatctctctctccatgtctcAAAATTGTCTCTATCCGGTATCACATCTTATATTCCCTCTAGCATTTGTTCTCTTGTTGCTTCCATCATTTTCTCCCTCTCACCTCTGGTGCCACAAAATTGGCGGTGTAACAGGGGGTGAGGAGCAGGCCGTTGCCTCCCCGAAGCTGCTTGGCGAATCCAAAGTCACAGATCCTGATGGAGTCTGGATTTCCCGAGTCATCCATATACAAGATGTTACTGGGCTTCAGGTCTCGGTGTACCACCTGGGGAGGAGGAGAATAGAGGAGAAGAAGACATTTGAGAAGACGTCTAATTTTCACTGACGCTCATGTATGCACAGAAGTGTTTGCTCACCCCTTGGCAGTGGAGGTAGTCAACAGTCTTGGTGATGGTGTACAGCACAGCGCTGGCCTCCCTCTCAGAGAAAAACTTCTGCCTGAGGATCTTGTCCAGCAGCTCTCCCCCCTTCATCAGCTCCGTCACAAGGTACACATACCTGCCCTCATCGTATACctgacagatacacacacacacacacacacactttcagcatgatgacaaaacaactgtaaaaacattactTTCATGCTCACACAAATGTTACTGACGTCTTTCAGAGTGATGATGTTGGGATGCTGTCCGTATCGCATCAGGATTTCTATCTCTTCAGAGGGGTCCCTCTTAATTTTGTCTATAATCTGAGACACATGGAAACACAGGCATGAGCGTACAAGTCAAAAAAGTGTAACTTACAACATATTCAGTCTTGCAAAGTACTGCCAAAGCAGCTTTGAAAAGTATTGCTTTAAATAAGGGTTGGGAAGTTGCAATAGTTGCTGCAAtgtggcttcagttgttgaAGCtgtgctgccctctgctggtcGGTTGGTAACACTAACCATCATCAACATGCCTCCTAAATTTTTTTGCTATTACATACACTCCAAGGTTCAGAAAACGTTATGATTCTATAGACACCAATTTATAAAGTGTGCATTCAAACTACAGTGGTCTCATTTACTTCGTCATTTAGTTCCTCAGGAATTAAAAACGACAGCGCCATTTAAAGCTGATTAATCAGTCTTCAAATTGGCTTAAAAATGCAGTGCGAGTtacattcttttttatttcaataataataaaagaaacacCCCCAGGTACTCAGAAGGTGCTGACCATGACAGAAAACTTTATAAAGGCTGTCAAGCGGTGTATTGGTGGCCTGAAGGTTAGAGAAGCAGGATCCCGACTGAAAGGTCACCAGTTTAAATTCTAGAAGACCAGGATAAATCTTGGGTGGGATCTCAATGTAGACGGCATCCTTCATTGGCCACTGTTGAAATGCCTTTGAGCAAGAAACTTAACCCCCAACAATGTGGAGCTATTCAGAATCCAACAAAACTGTGATTTTACTGGGTAACTCTCAGGTGTAACTGTGTGACACTGTGGGGTATAAAGCACAGCGCTACAGTAAATGAATACCAGTGAATAGCGGATTTGCTGTGGACTTACCTTCACAGCATAGTCCATGGCAGAGACTCGGTGTACACAGCGTTTACAAATAGAGTAGGAACCAACCCCTATGTCCTCCTGCAACTCGTACAGATCAGAGAACTTGGCTGAGCCACCGTGCATCTGTAAAGAACAGGATTTCAACTGTTAGATTACATTCTaaactgaataaattaaaaaaagtgcTCCAGCAAAACCAGCAGCTTCAGTCCCTCCCAAGCCATTTCACGATATGACTCATAAATCACCACAATCCTTTGCTGGTATATAAAAGCCAACACAAGTGTGTTGTAGTAGTTCAGATCATCCTGCTGCTGGGTGCTCTCATatcattgttttttgttcacAAATATGCCAGAATGGAACATTGGTGGCAACGTTATTACATGTTCAATCAGCAGTCAAACATTGCTCCCTATttaccagagatggggactcgagtgcgacttaagttgcacacacagtgacatcaGACTCAACTCGGACTTGAGgcgcgggactcgtgaacaatgtttattttttaggacaCGTCTGATGGGCTTGccgttattcccctccctctgttacctataacctgcctacgtaacacgtagcatctgctgcgaGCAGCCGCACGTGTGACAGGACAACAAACaacggcagctgctgtgccattcaataaactttggctttaaaacttcatacaacaagacccaaacaaagaagcgctgaacgcaaataggttagtaacctgtggtgagtaaacgtGTTTGGCTCAGCACTGGccatctaacattagcttgcttcttgcttcagctacgaacTACGAGAGGTTTACTTCGACTgttgttcgttatgaaaagatgaatgaacgTTTGTTTAGCCTACTTGCCAAACTTATGGTAGTCGATTACCAATcctttacgtcccgctggctgccatcaccttAATTATTGCCGTTGTCTGGAAAGAGGTttcaggtttattgttgatcaggtaaccttacagttttatttagttataacagtacactggtttgagagtctgcagggtgtatttacttacagtagtttaagctctCATTgactgcattgcacattatggttgtgctctgtaagttaaaaacaggttacagctttattgttttgagagtctggggggatgtgttgacttacagtagtttataagctgttattaattgcacattacatggttgttaaaaacaggttacagatttattgttgaccatgtgaCTTTAcggttttatttaattaactttACACTAGGTTGGAaaatcaacagggtttgttgacttacagtagtttataagctgtcaataactgtagacgcattgtacataaGGCTggatggttgtgctctgtaagttaaacaGACGTCAGAGTTTTATTTCgttaatgttacactgggtttcagagtctggggagtgtatTGACTTACACTATTTAATAAAcagtcaataattgcattgcacattacttgtgctctgtaaatgaaaaaaaggttacagttacagtattccttatagctatgcagttttataagcaacctggactgaacgcagcaggtgttacaacattcgtaataaccacgaaagacttgagacttgacttggactctaactcaaagacttgtgagcatctctgctatTTACACATCACTTAGTGGCAACATGCTGTCAAATTAacagttagtgtgtgtgtgtggtgtaagTCTGCAGTGGAACATAACATTCATTAAAGGATAAAGGTTGTTTAGCAGCTACGTTGAATTTTTGTAGTTTATGCCATCATGTGATCCTAATTTAACGTCACTGTACAGAAGTCGCCTGTTACGTTTGCAGTGAGTGCTGCTAATATCGTCACTTTATTATGAGTTTTGTCTACTAAAATGTTATGATAACAGTAACAGTTACCGATGTGTTGACAATGCAATCTTAACTTCCTCTCAACTGTGTTTTCACCAGCTTTTGCAAGGATGTTGCCTGCAAGATGAAAATCATTACAAAAGCTCCACGGTGAAGTAGTCGACACCTTTAGTCAGAATCATGTTGCAAAATGGCAGGTCCACCATTGGAGATGAATGGAATTATTCTTTAACTTTTGTGCACCAACCGAGCTTCATACAAAAATCTTAAGAGTAAAGAAAATATTGCATGACCTTCTTGTATGTTAGTTAATACTTAAGTAATTAACCTGTGTACATCGTGAGGACATCCGTAAAGTAGTAGAGATAATGTGTGTTCACCTGAACTATAGGGAGTATGCTCAGCAGCGGGGAACTCTTGTTCTCATCCATGGGGGCTGGAGCAACAAAACTGAAGCCTTTGAAGAGCTGGTGGGCGTTAGCACTGGGAGGGATACCTGGGGAGTCTAAATATACAaagataattaataaaataagacacatgaacatacaaaaaaaaaaaaacacccactaAATTTTGGAGTTGCTTCTTGTAGTCAGTGCTCAGTTGCAGTTTCCATGGCTGCAGGAGTGGCAGTTGCTTTCAACCTCAAAAGCATGTGAacaaaacgtgtgtgtgtgtgtgtgtgtgtgtgtgtgtgtgtgtgtgtgtgtgtgtgtgtgtgtgtgtgtgtgtgtgtgtgtgtgtgtgtgtgtgtgtgtgtgtatctaccTTTAGGCGTTTTAGCGGTGAACTCGGGGTCGAAGCAGAACGTGTCATCTGGTTTACCTGCTGCAGGCTTGAATGGGGGCTGGAGCTCTCTCCTGAACAGTTTCTGGAATGAATACAGgtgcacacatgcaaaaaaaataaataaaaatgcacaaacacGGTTAGAAATCAAACCCGACCACAGGCTGTTtggagtgtgtgaatgtatgtgaaAGAGAAGCCAAGACCCCTCCCAGACAAACTCCCCACCAGCCCATCCCTCTACATCCCTCTCCAGCCAATAGCGTCCTGCTGGCTCTTAAACACTCACGCAGGGCTATTAGTGCACACACAGTGAGAACTGGCCCTCtgcccagacacacacatacacacaaacataattgGCGTGGACTGATGGCCAGTAGTCACCAAGCCAACCATTTGTTAG
This portion of the Micropterus dolomieu isolate WLL.071019.BEF.003 ecotype Adirondacks linkage group LG19, ASM2129224v1, whole genome shotgun sequence genome encodes:
- the rps6kal gene encoding ribosomal protein S6 kinase alpha-6, whose amino-acid sequence is MEVNSVSSEVNGHQIMDEPMEEGESFSHCDEGTYKEIPITHHVKEGCEKADPSQFELLKVLGQGSFGKVFLVRKILGPDAGQLYAMKVLKKASLKVRDRVRTKMERDILVEVNHPFIVKLHYAFQTEGKLYLILDFLRGGDVFTRLSKEVMFTEEDVKFYLAELALALDHLHTLGIVYRDLKPENILLDEAGHIKLTDFGLSKESVDADKKAYSFCGTVEYMAPEVVNRRGHTQSADWWSLGVLMFEMLTGTLPFQGKDRNETMNMILKAKLGMPQFLSLEAQSLLRMLFKRNPANRLGAGPDGVEEIKRHAFFSTIDWNKLFRRELQPPFKPAAGKPDDTFCFDPEFTAKTPKDSPGIPPSANAHQLFKGFSFVAPAPMDENKSSPLLSILPIVQMHGGSAKFSDLYELQEDIGVGSYSICKRCVHRVSAMDYAVKIIDKIKRDPSEEIEILMRYGQHPNIITLKDVYDEGRYVYLVTELMKGGELLDKILRQKFFSEREASAVLYTITKTVDYLHCQGVVHRDLKPSNILYMDDSGNPDSIRICDFGFAKQLRGGNGLLLTPCYTANFVAPEVLMRQGYDAACDIWSLGVLLYTMLAGYTPFANGPNDTPEEILLRIGSGNFSLTGGNWDTVSDTSKDLLSHMLHVDPHQRYTAEQVLKHSWITCRDTLPHFQLTRHDAPHLVKGAMAATYSALSQKTSQPVLEPVAASSLAQRRSMKKLTSTDM